The Natrinema sp. HArc-T2 genome has a segment encoding these proteins:
- a CDS encoding rhomboid family intramembrane serine protease, with protein sequence MARRSRSRTQSPSTRRSAGGAGEQPPAEATNPSPILELLVVFALVFVVQGVTAFAGVMGMLFVLAPPLSTNPWTIVTSVYAHSGLGHLLSNSLALLVFGWPVARATTRLRFHVFFAIAGAIAGVAQLVLTGALAALPLAPIAPTTGVLGASGAVFALLGYLVASNRLSNGLASLVDVPGWLSALVFVGLAIGVTLATASPGVAVLAHFAGFLVGALAGRARLLAVRP encoded by the coding sequence ATGGCGCGGCGCTCGCGGTCTCGAACGCAGTCTCCGTCCACCCGGCGATCCGCTGGCGGCGCTGGCGAGCAACCGCCCGCTGAGGCGACGAATCCGAGTCCGATCCTCGAGCTCCTCGTCGTCTTCGCGCTCGTCTTTGTCGTCCAGGGAGTCACGGCATTCGCGGGCGTGATGGGGATGTTGTTCGTCCTCGCGCCGCCGCTGTCGACCAACCCGTGGACGATCGTCACGAGCGTCTACGCCCACAGCGGCCTCGGCCACCTGCTCTCGAACAGCCTCGCCCTGCTCGTCTTCGGCTGGCCTGTCGCCCGGGCGACCACTCGGCTTCGCTTTCACGTCTTCTTCGCGATCGCCGGCGCGATCGCTGGCGTCGCCCAGCTCGTCCTCACGGGTGCGCTTGCGGCGCTGCCGCTCGCCCCCATCGCGCCGACGACCGGCGTCCTCGGTGCCAGCGGTGCCGTCTTCGCCCTCCTGGGCTATCTCGTCGCGTCGAACCGGCTCTCGAACGGCCTCGCCTCGCTCGTCGATGTCCCGGGCTGGCTGTCGGCGCTCGTGTTCGTCGGACTCGCGATCGGGGTGACGCTTGCGACCGCCTCGCCCGGCGTTGCCGTGCTCGCTCACTTCGCCGGCTTTCTGGTCGGCGCGCTCGCTGGCCGCGCTCGCCTGCTCGCGGTTCGCCCGTGA